One window of Mesorhizobium sp. PAMC28654 genomic DNA carries:
- a CDS encoding HPr kinase/phosphorylase produces the protein MPEPVTLPEDTQLENIHATAILIGERGILITGPSGSGKTTLALALVDHLSQRGFFSRIIGDDQLFVAGHAGRLLCRAPTSIAGLAEVAGLGPRPLPFEPAGIIDLHIRLVGEAEMERFQQEVSEAIAGCPVPRIDLARRSVSTALPAVMARLSISPFL, from the coding sequence ATGCCTGAGCCAGTCACACTGCCCGAAGACACGCAGCTCGAAAATATCCACGCGACGGCGATCCTGATCGGCGAGCGCGGTATCCTCATCACCGGGCCATCCGGTTCGGGCAAGACAACGCTGGCACTCGCGCTTGTCGATCATCTTTCCCAGCGCGGTTTCTTCTCACGCATCATCGGCGACGATCAGCTCTTTGTCGCCGGTCATGCCGGACGGCTATTATGCCGGGCGCCCACCTCGATCGCTGGCCTCGCCGAAGTGGCGGGACTGGGGCCCCGGCCGCTTCCCTTCGAGCCAGCGGGCATCATCGACCTTCACATCCGGCTGGTGGGGGAGGCCGAGATGGAACGATTTCAGCAAGAGGTCAGCGAAGCCATCGCCGGCTGTCCGGTGCCGCGGATTGATCTTGCGCGGCGCAGCGTTTCCACGGCCCTGCCGGCCGTGATGGCGCGGCTGTCGATCTCGCCTTTTTTATGA
- a CDS encoding sensor histidine kinase, with protein sequence MAVEAQRTRPAGAARRPSRIMPSFVSKLTVPMRRFLGHHIFSSLTRRILFLNLAGLAVLVIGILYLNTFRDGLIDARVESLMTQGEIIAGAIAASATVETDSISIDPEKLLELQAGESLGPGSDQLDNLDFPINPERVAPVLRRLISPTRTRARIYDRDANLLLDSRHLYSRGQILRYDLPPVDEEQPDLVERIQKFIFDFFRNTELPIYHEQPGGNGAAFPEVVKALTGSPSTIVRVSEQGEQIVSVAVPIQRFRAVLGVLMLSTEGGDIDKIVAAERKAILRVFGIAALVTAILSMLLASTIANPLRRLSAAAVRVRRGVKSREEIPDFSDRQDEIGNLSIAVRDMTNALYARIEAIESFAADVSHELKNPLTSLRSAVETLPLAKNDHSRSRLMEIIQHDVRRLDRLITDISDASRLDAELAREDAGTVDLKKFITDLVAVSREATRNKKAVEIELRVAKLPQGVKGYFVVGHDLRIGQVITNLIENARSFVPDERGHIIMSLARAGKFNIVTIDDNGPGIRADNIDRIFERFYTDRPAGEAFGQNSGLGLSISRQIVEAHGGTLTAENIPGTKPGEIKGARFVVTLPAEA encoded by the coding sequence ATGGCAGTGGAGGCACAGCGAACAAGACCGGCGGGCGCTGCCAGGCGGCCGTCGCGCATCATGCCGTCATTCGTGTCGAAACTTACGGTGCCGATGCGTCGCTTCCTCGGCCATCATATTTTTTCGAGCCTGACGCGGCGCATCCTCTTCCTCAACCTTGCCGGTCTCGCCGTCCTGGTCATCGGCATTCTCTACCTCAACACATTTCGTGACGGGCTGATCGACGCCCGCGTCGAAAGCCTGATGACGCAGGGCGAGATTATTGCCGGCGCCATCGCCGCGTCGGCGACGGTCGAGACGGATTCGATCAGCATCGATCCGGAAAAACTGCTTGAGCTGCAGGCCGGCGAGAGCCTTGGTCCTGGCTCCGATCAGCTCGACAATCTGGATTTCCCGATCAATCCGGAGCGGGTGGCGCCGGTGCTGAGAAGGCTGATCTCGCCGACGCGCACGCGTGCCCGCATCTACGACCGTGACGCCAATCTGCTGCTTGATTCCCGCCATCTCTATTCGCGTGGCCAGATCCTTCGCTACGACCTGCCGCCGGTCGACGAGGAGCAGCCCGATCTGGTCGAGCGCATCCAGAAATTCATCTTCGATTTCTTCCGCAACACCGAACTGCCCATCTATCACGAGCAGCCGGGCGGCAACGGCGCGGCGTTCCCGGAGGTGGTCAAGGCACTGACCGGCAGCCCGTCGACCATCGTGCGCGTCAGCGAGCAGGGCGAGCAGATCGTTTCGGTGGCCGTGCCGATCCAGCGCTTCCGCGCCGTCCTCGGCGTGCTGATGCTGTCGACCGAAGGCGGCGACATCGACAAGATCGTCGCCGCCGAGCGCAAGGCGATCCTGCGTGTCTTCGGCATCGCCGCCCTTGTCACGGCTATCTTGTCGATGCTGCTGGCATCCACCATCGCCAACCCGCTGCGCCGCCTGTCGGCGGCGGCGGTGCGGGTGCGGCGCGGCGTCAAGAGCCGCGAGGAAATCCCGGATTTCTCCGACCGGCAGGACGAGATCGGCAATCTGTCGATTGCCGTGCGCGACATGACCAATGCACTCTACGCCCGCATCGAGGCGATCGAAAGCTTCGCTGCCGATGTCTCGCATGAGCTCAAGAACCCGCTGACATCGCTGCGCAGCGCGGTTGAAACCTTGCCGCTGGCCAAGAACGACCATTCGCGAAGCCGGCTGATGGAGATCATCCAGCATGATGTCAGGCGCCTGGACCGCCTCATCACCGACATCTCCGATGCCTCCCGCCTCGACGCGGAACTCGCGCGTGAAGACGCTGGCACGGTCGACCTGAAGAAATTCATCACCGATCTCGTCGCCGTTTCGCGTGAGGCGACGCGCAACAAGAAGGCCGTCGAGATCGAGCTCAGGGTCGCCAAGCTGCCGCAGGGTGTCAAAGGCTATTTCGTCGTCGGCCACGACCTGCGCATCGGCCAGGTGATCACCAACCTGATCGAGAATGCCCGTTCCTTCGTTCCCGATGAGCGCGGCCATATCATCATGTCGCTGGCGCGCGCCGGCAAGTTCAACATCGTCACCATCGACGACAATGGACCCGGTATCCGCGCCGACAACATCGATCGCATATTCGAGCGATTCTACACGGACCGGCCTGCCGGCGAGGCCTTCGGTCAGAACTCGGGCCTTGGCCTGTCGATCAGCCGGCAGATCGTCGAGGCCCATGGCGGCACGCTGACCGCCGAGAACATTCCGGGCACCAAGCCGGGTGAGATCAAGGGCGCGCGTTTCGTGGTCACCCTGCCGGCCGAAGCATGA
- a CDS encoding response regulator transcription factor produces MATIALVDDDRNILTSVSIALESEGYRVETYTDGASALEGLAARPPNLAILDIKMPRMDGMELLRRMRQKSDLPVIFLTSKDDEIDELFGLKMGADDFIRKPFSQRLLVERVRAVLRRASAREAAAKAPSQQARSLERGQLVMDQERHTCTWKGEPVTLTVTEFLILHSLAQRPGVVKSRDALMDSAYDEQVYVDDRTIDSHIKRLRKKFKAVDDDFEMIETLYGVGYRFREA; encoded by the coding sequence ATGGCAACAATCGCGCTTGTCGATGACGACCGCAACATTCTGACGTCGGTGTCGATCGCTCTCGAATCCGAGGGCTATCGCGTCGAAACCTACACGGATGGTGCGTCGGCGCTGGAGGGGCTGGCCGCGCGCCCGCCGAATCTCGCCATCCTCGACATTAAGATGCCGCGCATGGACGGCATGGAATTGCTGCGCCGGATGCGCCAGAAATCCGACCTGCCGGTGATCTTCCTGACTTCCAAGGATGATGAGATCGACGAGCTTTTCGGCCTCAAGATGGGTGCCGACGATTTTATCCGCAAACCCTTTTCGCAGCGTCTCCTGGTCGAGCGGGTGCGCGCCGTGCTGCGCCGTGCCAGTGCTCGCGAGGCTGCGGCCAAGGCGCCCAGCCAGCAGGCGCGTTCGCTCGAGCGTGGCCAGCTTGTCATGGACCAGGAGCGTCACACCTGCACCTGGAAAGGTGAGCCGGTGACGCTCACCGTCACCGAATTCCTGATCCTGCATTCGCTGGCGCAGCGTCCCGGTGTCGTAAAAAGCCGTGATGCGCTGATGGATTCGGCTTATGATGAGCAGGTCTATGTCGATGACCGCACCATCGACAGCCACATCAAGCGGCTGCGCAAGAAGTTCAAGGCCGTCGATGACGACTTCGAGATGATCGAAACCCTTTACGGAGTCGGATACCGGTTCCGCGAAGCATGA
- a CDS encoding phosphoenolpyruvate carboxykinase — protein sequence MSEAGKRNLACAIDRIGLKTTGVVRYNFGAAALYEEAIRRNEARLTAQGALMAETGQHTGRSPKDKFVVRDEATGPHVWWDNNKSISPAQFETLLADFRAHAADKDLYVQDLVGGADAELKLTTRVVTELAWHSLFIRNLLIRPEAAELEHFVPEMTIIDLPSFRADPARHGSRTETIIAVDLSRKIVLIGGTSYAGEMKKSVFTMLNYLLPAKGVMPMHCSANEGDKGDAAIFFGLSGTGKTTLSADPSRTLVGDDEHGWGPHGIFNFEGGCYAKTIKLSAEAEPEIFATTQRFGTVLENVILDADRVPDFNDGRLTENTRCAYPLDFIPNASKTGRAHHPKNIIMLTADAFGVMPPIARLTSAQAMYHFLSGYTAKVAGTEKGVTEPEATFSTCFGAPFMPRHPSEYGNLLRELIARHGADCWLVNTGWTGGAYGTGRRMPIKATRALLAAALDGSLKTAEFRTDANFGFEVPTEVPGVDGAILDPRSTWADKAAYDRQAARLVGMFTVNFEKFESHVDAAVLGAAPGMREVAE from the coding sequence ATGTCGGAAGCCGGCAAACGCAATTTAGCCTGCGCGATCGATCGGATCGGCCTGAAAACCACAGGCGTCGTGCGCTATAATTTCGGCGCGGCCGCGCTTTACGAGGAAGCGATCCGGCGCAACGAGGCCCGGCTGACCGCGCAGGGCGCGCTGATGGCCGAAACCGGCCAGCACACCGGCCGCTCGCCGAAGGACAAGTTTGTCGTGCGCGATGAGGCCACCGGCCCGCATGTGTGGTGGGACAACAACAAGTCGATTTCGCCGGCCCAGTTCGAAACGCTGCTCGCCGATTTTCGCGCCCACGCGGCGGACAAGGACCTCTATGTGCAGGATCTGGTCGGCGGCGCCGACGCGGAGCTGAAGCTGACGACAAGGGTCGTCACCGAACTGGCCTGGCATTCCCTGTTCATCCGCAATCTGCTGATCCGCCCGGAGGCCGCCGAGCTCGAGCATTTCGTGCCGGAGATGACGATCATCGACCTGCCGTCGTTCCGCGCCGACCCGGCCCGCCACGGCAGCCGGACCGAAACGATCATCGCCGTCGACCTTTCGCGCAAGATCGTGCTGATCGGCGGCACCTCCTATGCCGGCGAGATGAAGAAGTCGGTGTTCACCATGCTCAACTACCTGTTGCCGGCGAAGGGCGTGATGCCGATGCATTGCTCGGCCAATGAAGGCGACAAAGGCGACGCAGCCATCTTCTTCGGGCTTTCCGGGACCGGCAAGACGACGCTGTCGGCCGATCCGTCACGCACGCTGGTCGGTGACGACGAGCACGGCTGGGGGCCGCACGGCATCTTCAACTTCGAAGGCGGCTGCTACGCCAAGACGATCAAGCTCTCGGCGGAAGCCGAGCCGGAAATCTTCGCCACGACGCAGCGTTTCGGCACGGTGCTGGAGAACGTGATCCTCGACGCCGACCGCGTGCCTGATTTCAATGACGGCCGGCTGACCGAAAACACGCGCTGCGCCTATCCGCTGGACTTCATCCCCAACGCCAGCAAGACCGGGCGCGCCCATCATCCCAAGAACATCATCATGCTGACCGCCGACGCCTTCGGCGTGATGCCGCCGATCGCGCGGCTGACCTCGGCGCAGGCGATGTACCATTTCCTTTCCGGCTACACGGCCAAGGTGGCCGGAACCGAAAAGGGCGTGACCGAGCCCGAAGCGACGTTCTCGACCTGCTTTGGCGCGCCGTTCATGCCGCGCCATCCCTCGGAATACGGCAATCTGCTGCGGGAGCTGATTGCCCGCCATGGCGCCGATTGCTGGCTGGTCAATACCGGCTGGACCGGCGGCGCCTACGGGACCGGCAGGCGCATGCCGATCAAGGCGACGCGGGCACTGCTCGCGGCGGCCCTCGACGGCTCGCTCAAGACGGCGGAATTCCGCACCGACGCCAATTTCGGTTTCGAAGTACCGACGGAAGTTCCCGGTGTCGATGGCGCGATCCTCGACCCGAGGTCGACCTGGGCCGACAAGGCAGCCTACGACCGGCAAGCGGCAAGGCTGGTCGGCATGTTCACCGTCAATTTCGAAAAATTCGAAAGCCATGTCGATGCCGCCGTGCTGGGCGCCGCGCCTGGCATGCGGGAAGTTGCCGAGTAA
- the arfB gene encoding alternative ribosome rescue aminoacyl-tRNA hydrolase ArfB translates to MSADDTIIIANGAVIHPDDLHEDFIRSSGPGGQNVNKVATAVQLRFDAANARGLSERVRERTIKLAGQRATKDGVIVIEAGRFRTQEQNRADARARLTALVAKAAEPPPPPRKKTRPSKGSVERRLKTKAGRSTVKKLRGRIGDD, encoded by the coding sequence ATGAGTGCCGACGATACGATCATCATTGCCAATGGCGCGGTCATCCATCCGGATGACCTGCATGAGGACTTCATCCGCTCGTCGGGTCCGGGCGGCCAGAACGTCAACAAGGTGGCGACGGCCGTGCAACTGCGCTTCGACGCGGCGAATGCGCGGGGCCTGTCGGAGCGCGTGCGCGAGCGGACCATAAAGCTGGCCGGCCAGCGTGCCACCAAGGACGGCGTCATCGTCATCGAGGCCGGGCGCTTCCGTACGCAGGAACAGAACCGTGCGGATGCACGGGCGCGGCTTACAGCACTGGTGGCCAAGGCGGCAGAGCCGCCACCGCCGCCGCGCAAGAAGACCAGGCCATCGAAAGGGTCCGTCGAACGCCGCCTCAAGACGAAGGCCGGGCGGTCGACGGTGAAAAAGCTGCGCGGCAGGATCGGCGACGACTGA
- a CDS encoding alpha-ketoglutarate-dependent dioxygenase AlkB family protein: MLVLPKGVRHMPGYLSRVAQEALVEDVRRVVQEAPLFVPAMPRTGKEMSVRMTNCGPLGWVTDKERGYRYQPTHPLTGSPWPSIPEALLELWRQVSGYPHAPEACLVNFYTGDARMGLHQDRDESDLSAPVVSVSLGDDCLFRVGQTTREGATRSFRLKSGDVVVLGGEGRLCFHGVDRIYPSTSALLKHGGRINLTLRRVTLPA, from the coding sequence ATGCTCGTCCTGCCCAAAGGCGTCCGCCATATGCCCGGCTACTTGTCGCGTGTCGCGCAGGAGGCGCTTGTGGAGGATGTGAGACGGGTCGTGCAGGAAGCGCCCTTGTTCGTGCCGGCGATGCCGCGCACCGGCAAGGAGATGAGCGTGCGCATGACCAATTGTGGTCCGCTCGGCTGGGTCACGGACAAGGAACGCGGCTATCGCTACCAGCCGACGCACCCGCTGACCGGGTCGCCCTGGCCGTCGATCCCCGAGGCTCTGCTGGAACTGTGGCGGCAAGTGTCTGGTTATCCGCATGCACCCGAGGCGTGCCTGGTCAATTTCTACACCGGAGACGCCAGGATGGGACTGCACCAGGACCGCGACGAGAGTGACCTTTCCGCGCCTGTCGTCTCGGTTTCGCTGGGAGACGACTGCCTGTTCCGGGTCGGCCAGACGACGCGCGAAGGGGCTACCCGGTCGTTCAGGCTGAAGAGCGGCGATGTCGTGGTGCTCGGCGGTGAGGGCCGCCTCTGCTTCCACGGCGTCGACCGCATCTATCCATCGACTTCCGCCTTGCTGAAGCATGGCGGGCGGATCAATCTGACGCTGCGGCGGGTGACGCTACCTGCTTGA
- a CDS encoding class I SAM-dependent methyltransferase gives MANLFDAYKSTYNDAVQDSIRFSGLKHDFFLKAKADLLARLINERGLCGERPVRALDVGCGVGALHPFLKQFLPKLSGCDVSSESITRARQDNSWVDYSAYEGPKLPYADASFDLAFAICVVHHVPPAGWPAFFSEMKRILRPNGIACVIEHNPFNPMTRLAVLRCPFDADAVLIRPGAAESLFRSQGFSDIAREHFLLFPFEHPALRTIERHFSKLPFGAQYACSARA, from the coding sequence ATGGCAAACCTCTTCGACGCCTACAAGTCGACGTACAATGATGCGGTACAGGATTCGATCCGCTTTTCCGGGCTGAAACATGATTTCTTCCTGAAAGCCAAGGCAGACCTGCTCGCACGCCTGATCAACGAGCGCGGGCTTTGCGGCGAGAGGCCCGTCCGTGCTCTTGATGTCGGCTGCGGCGTGGGCGCGCTTCATCCCTTTCTGAAGCAATTTCTTCCAAAACTCAGTGGGTGCGACGTTTCGAGTGAATCAATCACGCGGGCACGGCAGGACAATTCCTGGGTCGATTATTCCGCTTACGAAGGGCCAAAACTCCCTTACGCAGACGCCAGCTTTGATCTCGCATTCGCCATCTGCGTGGTCCACCACGTGCCGCCTGCCGGTTGGCCGGCCTTCTTCTCGGAGATGAAGCGGATCCTGCGGCCAAATGGAATTGCCTGCGTAATCGAACATAACCCGTTCAATCCGATGACGCGCCTTGCCGTGTTGCGGTGTCCGTTCGATGCCGATGCCGTGCTGATCAGGCCCGGTGCGGCCGAGAGTCTTTTTCGATCCCAGGGCTTTTCGGACATAGCCAGGGAGCATTTCCTGCTGTTTCCCTTCGAGCATCCCGCGCTACGCACGATCGAGCGGCATTTTTCGAAGTTACCATTCGGGGCTCAATATGCCTGCAGCGCGCGCGCCTGA
- a CDS encoding glycosyltransferase family 2 protein yields MFNANNAASRERAVYSLVIPIFNEEAVLPLLIRRITMLLDALDANAEAIFVDDGSSDTSVIYLRGMAAQEPRFKLIELSRNFGHQIAISAGMDAAAGEAVIVMDADLQDPPEVVLDLIAKWKEGYEIVYARRIRRDGETLFKRLTANLFYRFLEKMTLVAIPRDVGDFRLVGRKALETFKRMPERDRFVRGMFGWMGFKQTAVLFERPARAAGETKYPFWKMLRLAVHGIVSFSEKPLRIALWGGLAISGMAACLGVFAVFAWLFDAGVVHGWASTVVIVSFFSGINLFMTGVIGLYVGGIHAEVKRRPLYVVDRLTGFEETIAAHAGRLSEETAKAINEQRKFG; encoded by the coding sequence GTGTTCAATGCGAACAATGCCGCAAGTCGCGAACGCGCGGTCTATTCTTTGGTTATTCCGATTTTCAACGAGGAAGCAGTCCTTCCGCTGCTCATTCGGCGCATCACCATGCTGCTCGACGCGCTGGACGCCAACGCCGAGGCCATCTTTGTCGACGACGGCAGCAGCGACACCAGCGTCATCTACCTGCGTGGAATGGCAGCCCAGGAACCACGCTTCAAGCTGATTGAATTGTCGCGCAATTTCGGCCACCAGATCGCGATTTCAGCTGGCATGGATGCCGCTGCCGGCGAAGCCGTCATCGTCATGGACGCCGACCTGCAGGACCCGCCTGAAGTCGTGCTCGACCTGATCGCCAAGTGGAAGGAAGGATATGAGATCGTCTACGCCCGCCGGATCAGGCGGGACGGTGAGACGCTGTTCAAGCGCTTGACGGCGAACCTGTTTTACCGGTTTCTGGAAAAAATGACCTTGGTAGCCATCCCGCGCGACGTCGGCGATTTTCGTCTTGTTGGTCGCAAGGCCCTGGAGACGTTCAAGCGCATGCCGGAACGCGACCGCTTCGTGCGCGGCATGTTTGGTTGGATGGGTTTCAAGCAGACAGCCGTTCTGTTCGAGCGGCCGGCACGTGCTGCGGGCGAGACCAAATACCCCTTCTGGAAGATGTTGCGGCTCGCCGTCCATGGCATCGTAAGCTTCTCCGAAAAACCGCTGCGCATCGCACTTTGGGGCGGTTTGGCGATTTCTGGCATGGCTGCCTGCCTTGGGGTTTTCGCCGTATTTGCCTGGCTGTTCGATGCCGGCGTTGTTCACGGCTGGGCTTCGACAGTCGTCATTGTCTCCTTCTTCTCGGGCATCAATCTTTTCATGACCGGAGTGATCGGCCTCTATGTCGGCGGTATTCATGCCGAAGTGAAGCGGCGGCCGCTATACGTCGTCGATCGGTTGACCGGCTTCGAAGAGACGATAGCAGCTCATGCCGGGCGCTTAAGTGAAGAAACGGCAAAGGCCATCAATGAGCAAAGGAAGTTCGGTTGA
- the coaA gene encoding type I pantothenate kinase, whose amino-acid sequence MDQLAPTEKYSPFRFFSAEQWSHFRADTPLTLSEDEFRRLRSLNDPVDLEEVKRIYLSLSRLLSAHVEASQLLFRQRQAFFNAIDIVKTPFIIGIAGSVAVGKSTTARVLKELLARWPSSPKVDLITTDGFLLPNEVLRRDNLMERKGFPDSYDVGALLRFLSGIKSAQRNIRAPVYSHLTYDVIPGEFVTIDRPDILIFEGINVLQPGKLPQDGKIVPFLSDFFDFAIYIDADEDLIHHWYIARFMRLRETAFRNPDSFFHRYSQLSEDSARAIAEGLWTNINLKNLRENILPTRARADLILRKGADHLVEEVALRKL is encoded by the coding sequence ATGGACCAGCTCGCTCCCACCGAGAAATATTCGCCCTTTCGTTTCTTCTCGGCCGAGCAGTGGTCGCACTTCCGCGCCGACACGCCGCTGACGTTGAGCGAGGACGAGTTCCGCCGCTTGCGGTCGCTCAACGACCCTGTCGACCTCGAGGAGGTCAAGCGCATCTATCTGTCGCTGTCGCGGCTCCTGTCCGCCCATGTCGAGGCGAGCCAGCTTCTGTTCCGGCAGCGCCAGGCCTTCTTCAACGCCATCGATATCGTCAAGACGCCGTTCATCATCGGCATTGCCGGTTCCGTCGCGGTCGGCAAGTCGACCACGGCGCGCGTGCTCAAGGAATTGCTGGCGCGCTGGCCGTCGAGCCCCAAGGTCGATCTCATCACCACCGACGGCTTCCTGCTTCCCAACGAGGTACTGCGCCGCGACAATCTGATGGAACGCAAGGGTTTTCCCGACAGCTATGACGTCGGCGCGCTGCTGCGTTTCCTGTCAGGCATCAAGTCGGCGCAGCGCAATATCCGCGCTCCCGTCTATTCGCACTTGACCTATGACGTCATTCCCGGCGAGTTCGTCACCATCGACCGACCCGACATCCTGATCTTCGAAGGCATCAATGTGCTGCAGCCCGGCAAGCTGCCTCAGGACGGCAAGATTGTGCCTTTCCTGTCGGACTTCTTCGATTTCGCCATTTATATCGACGCCGACGAGGATCTGATCCATCACTGGTACATTGCCCGCTTCATGCGGCTGCGCGAAACCGCCTTCCGCAATCCGGACTCCTTCTTCCATCGCTACTCGCAGCTGTCGGAGGATTCGGCGCGCGCCATCGCCGAAGGCCTGTGGACCAACATCAACCTGAAGAACCTGCGCGAGAACATCCTGCCGACGCGCGCCCGCGCCGATCTCATCCTGCGTAAGGGCGCCGACCATCTGGTCGAGGAAGTGGCGCTCAGGAAGTTGTAA
- a CDS encoding phosphoribosyl-ATP diphosphatase, whose product MTEFSLSDLEKIVRERAHSGDPDSWTAKLFARGIDKAAQKLGEEAVETVIAAVKGDKQGLVSESADLIYHWLVVLGIAGVPLSDVLKELEARTGRSGIAEKASRPQG is encoded by the coding sequence ATGACCGAGTTTTCGCTCTCCGATCTTGAAAAAATCGTCCGGGAACGCGCGCATTCCGGTGACCCGGATTCATGGACGGCAAAGCTGTTCGCGCGCGGCATCGACAAGGCGGCGCAGAAGCTCGGTGAAGAGGCGGTCGAGACCGTGATTGCCGCCGTCAAGGGCGACAAGCAGGGCCTCGTTTCGGAAAGCGCCGATCTCATATATCATTGGCTCGTCGTTCTCGGCATTGCGGGCGTTCCGTTGAGCGATGTGCTCAAGGAGCTTGAAGCCCGCACGGGCCGTTCTGGCATCGCCGAAAAGGCATCCCGGCCGCAGGGCTGA
- the hisF gene encoding imidazole glycerol phosphate synthase subunit HisF gives MMLKARVIPCLDVKNGRVVKGVNFVDLIDAGDPVEAAKAYDAAGADELCFLDITASSDNRETIFDVIARTAEQCFMPLTVGGGVRQIADIRKLLLAGADKVSINTAAVKNPDFVAEAADKFGNQCIVVAIDAKKVSGTGEADRWEIFTHGGREKTGIDAIEFARQMVDRGAGEILLTSMDRDGTKAGYDIALTRAVADAVRAPVIASGGVGTLDHMVEGIRDGHAGAVLAASIFHFGTYTIAQAKAHMAEAGLPMRLDSLGNRS, from the coding sequence GTGATGCTGAAGGCTCGCGTTATTCCCTGTCTCGACGTCAAGAATGGTCGCGTCGTCAAGGGCGTCAATTTCGTCGACCTGATCGATGCCGGTGATCCCGTGGAAGCGGCCAAGGCCTATGACGCCGCCGGCGCCGATGAGCTTTGCTTTCTCGACATCACCGCTTCGTCGGACAATCGCGAAACCATCTTCGATGTCATCGCCCGCACGGCGGAACAATGCTTCATGCCGCTGACCGTCGGTGGCGGCGTGCGCCAGATCGCCGATATCAGGAAGCTGCTGCTGGCCGGCGCCGACAAGGTGTCGATCAACACGGCGGCGGTGAAGAACCCGGATTTCGTCGCTGAAGCCGCCGACAAGTTCGGCAACCAGTGCATCGTCGTTGCCATCGACGCCAAGAAAGTCTCCGGCACCGGCGAGGCCGACCGCTGGGAGATTTTCACCCATGGCGGGCGGGAGAAGACCGGCATCGATGCGATCGAATTCGCGCGCCAGATGGTCGATCGCGGCGCCGGCGAAATCCTTTTGACGTCGATGGACCGCGACGGCACCAAGGCCGGCTACGACATTGCGCTGACCCGTGCGGTCGCCGATGCGGTGCGCGCGCCGGTCATCGCGTCCGGCGGCGTCGGTACACTCGACCACATGGTCGAAGGCATCCGCGATGGCCATGCCGGCGCGGTTCTGGCGGCTTCCATCTTCCATTTCGGCACCTACACCATAGCGCAGGCCAAGGCGCATATGGCCGAGGCCGGTCTGCCGATGCGGCTGGACTCCCTTGGTAATCGGTCTTAA
- a CDS encoding arginase family protein: protein MKISIILASYDSGHFHGGCGQGPDALIAGGLVEALTLAGHEVSVGDIGRLGDGQEREIATGFAVCNAVSGEVRIARDRGRFPIVLAGNCLTSAGAVAGEGADAIIWADQHGDLNTPETSTTGFLDGMALATVLGLCWGPMAKAVPGFQPIDPSRCVLLNARDLDPAETQLLESLPIIRTECPNAASSAERLKSAGAKRVHMHIDLDVHDPEKLQANRYADPGGPAPEQLRQAACSMALSVPLVGITISAYDPAFDAQADVPPLVGQLLNDLLTTIEAR from the coding sequence GTGAAAATCTCGATTATCCTGGCGTCGTATGACAGCGGCCACTTTCACGGCGGCTGTGGTCAGGGTCCGGATGCGCTCATCGCCGGCGGGCTCGTCGAAGCCTTGACACTTGCCGGACACGAGGTTTCCGTCGGGGATATCGGCAGGTTGGGCGATGGGCAGGAGCGCGAGATCGCCACTGGCTTCGCGGTTTGCAATGCCGTGTCGGGCGAAGTCCGTATTGCCCGCGACAGAGGGCGGTTTCCCATCGTTCTCGCTGGAAATTGCCTGACATCAGCCGGCGCGGTGGCGGGCGAAGGCGCGGACGCGATCATCTGGGCCGACCAGCATGGCGACCTCAACACGCCCGAGACATCCACAACCGGCTTTCTCGACGGCATGGCGCTGGCAACGGTTCTGGGACTGTGCTGGGGGCCGATGGCCAAGGCCGTTCCCGGCTTCCAGCCGATCGATCCCTCGCGCTGCGTGCTCCTTAATGCGCGCGACCTCGATCCAGCGGAAACGCAGTTGCTGGAGAGCTTGCCCATCATCCGGACGGAATGCCCGAATGCGGCAAGTTCGGCTGAAAGGCTGAAGAGCGCCGGGGCGAAGCGAGTGCATATGCATATCGACCTCGATGTCCATGATCCCGAGAAACTCCAGGCCAACCGTTACGCTGATCCCGGCGGCCCCGCTCCGGAACAGTTGCGCCAGGCGGCTTGCAGCATGGCGCTTTCGGTGCCGCTGGTTGGCATCACCATCTCCGCCTATGATCCGGCATTCGACGCGCAGGCGGATGTTCCGCCGCTGGTCGGTCAGCTGCTGAACGATCTGCTCACGACCATAGAGGCCAGGTGA